The Arachis ipaensis cultivar K30076 chromosome B05, Araip1.1, whole genome shotgun sequence nucleotide sequence AAACGTTGCATTACCAAACGTGGCGTTCATTAAAGCAATGCTAGGCAAGGAAACCAACCAATCCAAAAGAGGCACCGTTCAAGcaagtgaacgccacgttcactttagtgaacgtTTTCGGGCATAAACCAAGGGAAGCTGGGCACGCATCAAACCAAGGAAGGGTAGCATTCAAAAATCAGAGCGTAGCATTCCCTTTTGGCAATGTTTTCGTGCTTCTCAAGCCTTGGAGAGGAAGGCTCAGCTAGGTAGCGTTCAAAGGATGGAACGGAGCGCTCAATGAAGCCAAGACGCACCAAATGGTGTAGCAAGCATGCCAAGGATAAACGTTCAAACAAGTGAATGCTACGTTCACTATAGTGAACATTTTCGTGATTTTGGCCAAGGAACCAAAGGGGCGCGTAAAAGACACAAGGGGCAGCGTTGGGTGAGTGAATGTAGCGTTCACTAATGTAACGCTAATGAAGAAACGCCCACCAAGGAAGCACGTGAAGGGAGCACCAAAGGAGAAGTGAAAGCCAAGTTCACTAACCCAACGGAGCGTTCCACTGGAGCATGCCTCCAACCAAATTTTAATCAAGTGCCATCTTGGATCCATTTCTTCACAAATCAAAAGGCCCACTCCAAAGTCTTGAAGAgtgaaaatagaaagtgtataaataggatcaaatttaatttgtagaggacctttagctcatttttagtttttcacttttaattttcattgggaatttaggaattgggattagatctagTTTCTTTCTGTCTGTTCTtacttctgcaacttctactttctgttttgggttcttgaattcagattgaagaattccattgaagttcttcatctgagaatcatctgtTACTTTTCTTTTGATAGTTCTAAGAATTGAAAGTTGGATCTGAATTTCCTtgtctgttttcattttcatttcttctacaatttcttttctgttttgtcaagagagtaattgagatctagatcggCTTTCCGTTCTCATTGCTCTTCTTCAATTTTCAATTTCTgttttagaatttcataattgagctaagtttttctactgtttgtttcttcaagcaattttccatttttgttttgctactgagctgaatctcttcatctcatagctctctgatttacttcaatttacattttcttgttcaaTTCTAAATCCCggtacccaaatcccttttattcttcaaGGAATTTatatttctcagcaatttagattcggcaatttaagtttcttgcactttaagtttcagtcatttacttttcttgcaatttaagtttcagctcttttactttcttgttctttaagtttctgcaatttacttcttctgcactttaagattcagtcaatttaccctctcccttttatttacttgcaatttagcttctgttaatcaagtttcactcaaatcatcaaatattcacttaactaaattcatcacctaactaaaattgctcaatccatcaatccctatgggatcgacctcacttttgtgagttattactacttcatgcgacccggtacacttgccggtgagtttgtgtggaaatcgtttttccctcatcaagtttttggcgccgttgccggggattgatttagattgacaatgattaagtaaggtgataatctagattaagtattttctttttatttttactaagcacactaactgtttgaatttttgtttaagcTAACTTTAACATAACTCTAGTAGTAGAGTGAATTGTTTgtggtttctggttttgtgtgtatgtcagaagcaaggagagaggtCTCCACCTCTTGTGACCATGACGAGAGAACTCTGCGAAGACTAAGAAGAGAGGCAAGAGGAAAGGGAatcattggtgaagaagaatcagaagaggAAAACCAAGAGATGGAAGGGAATGCCCCTAATCCACAAGATGGAGTGGCTAataatggccagcctcaaaggagagttctagcctcCTACACATTCCCTAATCCAAGGAACTATGGGAGTAGCATACttactccaaatgtcaatgcaaacaactttgaattaaagccttaactcatcactttggtgcagaacaactgttcttatggaggaggttccttggaagatccaaactaGCACTTATCCACctttctgaggatatgtgacacagtgaaaaccaatggtgtgcatccagacattTATAAGTTGCTGCTATTCccattctcattaagggacaaagctactcaatggttggaggcatttccaagagaaagcatcaacaactgggaggatctagtgaacaagttcctagccaagttctatcctccccaaaggatcatcagactgaagacagaggtccaaacattcactcagatggatggagagtcattgtatgatgcctgggagagatacaaagctttaatcaggaagtgtccaccagagatgttcaatgaatgggataaacttcaaaatttctatgaaggattgacactgAGAGCTCAAGAATTGAGGAAGCTCAGAACCTCATAAACAATGTGACAAACAACCAATACTTCTATGATCATCAAAGGCAATGCTAACCAGCTCAAAGGAAGAGTGTATTGGAGCTGGAAGGTGTGGATACCATTTTAGCTCAAAACAAAGTGATGCATCAACAGATCTAGCAATAAATGGAgatgatggccaagaggattgatggtcTTCAAGTTGCAGCAGTGAACACTCCAAATCAACCACCAGCTGGGTGGGGGCAAAATGAGGAAATCTATGAAGAACAGCAGCAAGAGCAAGTCaattatatgcacaaccaaggtgcTAATCAGAATGAATTCCATGGAGATACTTACAACTCTTCCTGGAGGAACCACCTTAATTTGAGGTagggagacaatcacaatcaaaACCAACAGCCTTAGCAGAGAAACTCAAACTAAAACAACTCCAtaaacacaaaccatcaaaaccatccAAACACTAGCCAAAACCAatatagaaaaccacaaaacaatcaacctcaatccaactactatccacctaacaacccatccactaaccaaaataattatcatccaccctcaacatcccataatcaaccacaaccaccccaagaatctcaaaggatctccaacttggagataatgatggaaaagatgatgaaaatcAAGAGCTAACCAGTAAAAACCATGAAGCTTCATTAAGGAACTTGGAAAGGCAAATTGGCCAATTGTCCAAGCAAACAGTGGCTGAAAGAGCACCCAATGCAtttccaagtgacaccattcccaatcctaaagaagaatgcaaagcaatccaattaaagagtggaagaaccttggtaaatgacaaagaaattaaaaagaagccAACAGAGAATGATATTGATAGCAAGAAGCAAGTAAGAGAAAAAGACAAGAAAGACCAAGAAAAGGCCAAGGAAGATGAATAGCCACTAGTTTCAAAGAAAGGAAAGCAGGCTATTGAGGAACATTCACAAGCacagaagaaggaggagaagccatACACTCCCTCcattccatatcctcaaaggttcaacaaggagctAAAGGATCAACAGTTCCCCAAGTTTCTAGAAGTTTTTAAGAAACTGAAAATTAATATTCCACTTGCTGAAACTCTagaacaaatgcctctatatgtaaaattcctcaaagagcttattaacaagaagaggagttggaaTGAGAAAGAGACAATGATCTTAACCCAGGAATGTAGTGTAGTGATCCAAGAAGGcatcccaccaaaactcaaagacccTGGAAGCTTCTTCTTGCCTTGTACCATTGGTAACATAATCATTGACAAGGCATTGTGTGATTTGGGATCCAGTATCAACCTGATGCCTATGTCTATGATGAGAAGGCTATGTATAGAAGAAGTGAAGCCTACACAGATGTCCTTGGAGCTAGTGGATAGATCCCTGGTGATTCCCAAGGGGGTGATTGAAAATCTCTTGGTCAGAGTAGGGAAATTCATATTCCCAGTTGATTTTGTAATCCTGGACTTAGGTGAAGAGGGGAATGACTCTATTATATTGgaaagacctttcctggccacagcaagggccatcattgatgtggaacAAGGAGAAATGACTCTGAGGGTAAATGATGAGAAGATCACTCTAAATGTCTTCCAGGAAATACAGCACACTGTTAAAGAGAAAAGCTGCttgaaggttgaagaagaagatttGCAATGGAAAGAAAAACTCAATGAAGCACTCATCATCTCACCTATAAAGTAAGAGATAGACAATCGAAAAAAAAGAGGGTGAGGAATATGTGAAGGCTAAGAAGAGAAGGCAGGAAAAGATTGAAGATTTGATTATTGGGAAGGAAGTCCCTGACATCAAACCTGCtgtaaagaaagaaggagaattgaagaaaggaaagaagagtaagaaaaggattcaaaaaggatggaagaacaaaaggataccaactgaaggattctcaaaAGGTGACAGAGTAAGATTGATCTACCACCAGTTGGAAACAGATCCACAAACTGATGATTACTACACCGTCAACAAgatactctcactggagcatgTGGAGATTGACCATTAACGCACTggaagaaggctcacagtgagaggggacaaACTGAGACACCACAATCATCAGCCACTCTAACAAgggaccaatgtcaagctagtgacaataaaagagcgctccatgggaggcagcccatgatttaatatttttgctgttattttaatttcaataattaatggtTATTCTAGTATAAATTTGAGCTCTCATGAGTGGATTTGATAACTGCACACATCATCTTGAAGCATATGTTTgactcctaagtttggtgtgcctgaagGCACTTTAAAATAGCTTTTCATGCATAACTGATTATAGAACCAATTTAGGATATATATACTTATTCATTTTGtttaagtatatagccaaaccttaagtttggtgtctatatatgctatgaatttcaagAAAATCATTTTTACTCAAAGGCTCAAATTCATGAATAGATAAACCATACATTGCATCATTTTATGAGTTTATGAtagcatggtagcaaataaagtgTTTCTTATAATGAATATACTAATTATGATAGATATTCATTAgatttctggtgcacgaaattgtgatctcaggcaacggcgccaaaaactctgtacgtaCATCTtagtaaattgtttttcattcacaacttcgatataactaaccagcaagtgcactgggtcgtccaagtaataaaaccttacgtgagtaagggtcgatcccacggagattgttggtatgaagcaagctatggtcatcttgtaaatctcagtcaggcggataataattgattatggagttttcgaaaataaataataaatagacagaaaataaagatagaaatacttatgtatatcataggtgagaatttcagataagtgtatggagatgcgttcgttcctctgaaattctactttcctgctgtcttcatcaaatcaatcttactcctttccatggctggctttatataaggacatcaccattgtcaatggctacttttcatcttctctgtgaaaatggtccgatgcgctgtcactgcatggctaatcatctggaggcatcaccgtggtaaatggctgcatcctatcctcttgtgaaaatggtccaaatgctctgtcacagcacggctaatcatctgaggttctcgatcatactggaataggatttaccctccttttgcgtctgtcactacacccagcactcgcgagtttgaagttcgtcacagtcactcaatcccagaatcctact carries:
- the LOC107640848 gene encoding uncharacterized protein LOC107640848, with product MILTQECSVVIQEGIPPKLKDPGSFFLPCTIGNIIIDKALCDLGSSINLMPMSMMRRLCIEEVKPTQMSLELVDRSLVIPKGVIENLLVRVGKFIFPVDFVILDLGEEGNDSIILERPFLATARAIIDVEQGEMTLRVNDEKITLNVFQEIQHTVKEKSCLKVEEEDLQWKEKLNEALIISPIK